The genomic region GAGGGTCGGCTCGATTCTTTTGCGGGCGGCTGTACAAGTAATAGtgggaattatttttttaacaataaaaaccCAAAAGAAATTTTCTGGTTTTCCTTGTGCAACACGATGGTTCCTAAAAGCCGAAACCTTTTACGGTGCAGTCTTATTTtcgtaataagaataaaacaaaattgacgGAGTATGAAAAACTCATTATCCGCACCAGAAAGTCTTAGCAAACGTGgttaacaacaattttttttcaagaaactgTGTTACATATTTCGTGAAGCAGAACCATAAACGATGATGGAAAATGAAGCGAGGATTTGAATCACACAAGGATTTGcatctttatttttatcgAGTGGCTGCAATTCGAAAGCTTCTCCTGGCTGATTTAACGTTTACAGTTCGATGGATGTTTCTTAACGTAACAATAGTcttcatttataaaaaaaaaatcatgttcaattgaataaaaatacaagGATCTTCATTATGCTTCATTTATTtagtttgttattattatcagGACTGCGCCAGGAGTGGTGGCCACGCTTCTGCTACAATTTTAATTACCCTGTGCTGCTGCCTTTCCCGATAAATTGAAagctcgatttattttttagaaaggGACgtgttcaaattattttaatcatttgaTAACTCAAATATCGAAACCATCTAGACTACCACTAGGGACAGCCCAAAATACAGTGTGCGCCAAAGTTTGCAACAagggaaatattttctttccaGTTGAGCTTTTCGAAGTAACTCGAACAGATTTccgataatttaataaaaaataaagcaagAACTTAAATTACGCAAGGATTTGTCCTTATCGAGTTCAAAAGCTTCTCCCAGCTGATTTGGCGCAACGTTTACAATTCattgaatttttcttaaagTACATTGctttttattctgaattaaGGTTGTGTAACTAATTTCActaacttcaaaatgacatttcgcaaacgcactagtgcgcgaacgtagatttcgctcactagtgcttcaaatttatccaaaaagcattggcctctttgagcattctgaaaataatgtgacttgataataataaaatctggtttacaaaacgtcatttctccaatttggatgttgaaaatttcgaaataatgaaaataaatcgctattaattcgattgacacttgggcaagcgccatctattcactaaattgggaactattgggtaataatttaaaaatgctaatgttcctttcaaaaaatatatacaaatTGTGATTTTGTTGGAAACTTCTTAAAACTCAATTTTTTCTGCGtgaattgaaattgaaataaaaaatttgctttTCTTAATGTAACGTTTATAAACTAACAATCAACGAATCAACCAAACTAAACTTAAAAGTTAGATATGAAGAATTGATGAGATTCACTTCATTCAGTTTttagcatttttattaattttcctttaaaaatcaagatctCCACAAAATTTTCGCAAACAATTTTGAACTGTCATTATTTTTTGATGCAGCAAAACTGTGACGAAATTTAAATCAGTAAAGCGTTTGATTAACAGCTTGAAATTTACTCGCCTGAGAAATTATTCTTGAACCAAGGTTGCTATAAATCCACCTGCACACtgataaaatgaattttattcttgtaagtgattttttaattcttattACTTATCCTTATCATATATCGAGTATGATTATATATTAACTGCAAAATCTTGTTTTGTTGATAAGCATTTCAAATTGTCAGAGTGGGTTGTTAACAAACACTTTTCTTAATTTCCtatatcatatttttaatttataaaaaaaaatttcacctaAGCCCTTTCACTTGAAAAAGTTATAGGTTAGTTGTATGGTTCAGCGATAAgataaagttttattttttaacgtaacgcaacgttttttttttcatgtagaTGTTCTGTGCCATATCAGTAGGGATGCTTATACACCCCTCAAAATGTGCCATGACCGAAAAAGAActccaagattttttggccAACGATTACGAAAAAAAGGCGTCGGACATGTGTACCAGAATGGTTCAAGCAAAATGGAATCACCGAACAGACCTTAACAACGAGGAAAAGCGAAAAATATACGTACATACTATACCATttctctaaaaaaattataattatgatTAAAAACATTTCAGCACGAGGCGACATTAGCACAAGGTGCTTTTAAAAAAGATATGTGGCAGAAATACTTCAAGGATTTGAACCCTGACGATTATCAAGACGAAAAAGTCAAGAGACAAGTTAAAATATCGAAAATTCTAGATGATGCTGCGCTTGCTGAAGACAAACTGGCAAAGCTGACCACAACTATGGATTCCATGAGCGACATCTACAATACTGCCAAGGTCTGTCCGTACACCAATATCAGCTGTGACTTGTCCAAAGACGGGTTGTCATCGAAGCCCGGAATCGCTCACGTTTTAGCAAACTCCTTAAATTATGATGAGTTGCTTTACGTGTGGAAGGGTTGGAGGGATGCCTCAGGTGCCAAAATTAGAAACCTGTACAAGACTTATGTAGATTTGTCGAATGAGGCTGCAGTTGCCAACGGTAGGTTCACTGACTCGCATTTCACTCTTCCTTTCTAGCAAATATTTTCAGGTTTCAAGGACAAAGGAGAAATGTGGAGGGAAAGTTACGAATCGGCTACTTTTGTCCAAGATGTAGAAGATCTGTGGAGCCAAGTTGAACCTCTTTACGTACAATTGCACAAATATGTTAGTAACAAACTGAAGGAAGTTCATGGTGATAAACTAGATATTTCTGATGGTCTCCTACCGGCTCATATCTTAGGAGATATGTTTGCGCAACGGTGGGGTCCCCTAGCTCGATTGGTCAAACCGTTCCCCAATGCAAGCACAATCGATATTAACCAGGCTCTGGCTGACCAAAAGTACACCGTCTTGGAAATGTTCAAAACTGCTGATCATTTCTTTAAATCTATGGGACTACTTTCCAACGACATTTGTTATAACACTAGTGCAGGAGCTGTGATCGAGAAACCTTCTGATGGTAGAGAAGTCTTCTCTCAGCCGGAGGCTGTGGACTTCTGCGACGGCCAGAACTACAGGTGATAACATCAAACTGCAATtgaaacaagtcaaaaattcatattttaggATTCTAATGTGTACCGAAGTCGACGACTACTATTTCCCAGCTGTTCATCACGAAATGGGTCACATCCAGTACTATCTGCAGTACGCCAAGCAACCTTACATATTGCGGGAGGCACCAAATCCAGGCTTCCACGAAGCTATCGGTGACACCATCGCATTGTCAGTCTCCTCAACCAAACACTTGCAAAAGATTCACATCCTCAACGATTACGAAGACAACTACGAATCTACGATCAACACGCTGATGGACATggcattacaaaaaattgctATGGTACCTTGCTGTTTGATCATCGACAAGTGGAGATGGGACGTCTTCAGTGGAGCCGTCACTCGAGACAATTGGAATTCGCACTGGTGGGAGTACCGGAAAAAGTATCAAAAGTTGAAGCCACCAGTGGCGAGATCCGAGGCCGATTTTGATCCAGGATCACAGTTCCACGTGTCTGTAGGCGCGCCATATATGGAGTAAGCATCGATAGTGATCGTGATTCCTTTGAGTGATTTTTTCTAGGTATTTTGTGGCCCACATTGTCCAGTTCCAATTTTATAGAGGTCTGTGTATTGCTGCCGGTGAATATAATCCAGATAATAAAAAGGTACCTCTGCATCAATGCGATTTCTATGAGTCTAAAGCGGCTGGTGAAAAACTGAGGTATGAACATCTGCCAGTTGGTGATGGTTAGATTTAAGGTGATGAGGTTCTAGGAATGGTCTCTCTCTCGGTGCTAGTAAACACTGGAAGGACGTCTTGGAAATAATGACCGGGGAAAGAAAATTGGATGCGACTGCGCTTTTGGAATATTTCGAACCTTTGCACAAATACCTGAAGGAAAAGAATTTGACCAATATGCTTTTTGGTAACTTCAACTTGCTTCTCTTCAGCGTTATCTTAGCAATCGTCTTGTGATCTTTCGTGAAGACGATCACGATCGATGATTGGAGGTAATTCTATTGGGATCAGCTCCACATTTTAGGAGAACCTCAACACAAGACTTCAATCCTGTTTCGTAACACAGTTACAGTCGCCTTGTTGCCTTCCGTctattaatttgttgttggttCATATCCAAATACATAAATTTCTTGAAACTGCAATTCTTCAGTTATTAACCACTCACAATATTCTTACAAGTGACTGTCACAATTGCCTTACTGGAGCAAAATGAATAAAACAGGCTTATCTTACCGGTGGAGTTTTTGAGGTACCTTAGACCATTGTTTTCGGTGACAGAacttaaattttaatcacaagtgagtaaatttgacagttgtcatttaacttgacataaagtactcacaagtgactaaatttgacagttgtcattttacttgaatgaaacttcatttcttggattttttgcaatagttgcacctgtaagataaaacgtcgtatatcacacgtgatcgaaatgccattatgaaactcgtgaGAAGTGTTGTATAATGATGTATTTCTATCACTTAGAATATAATatatagtcctacagaaactctagtggaattcggcTTTAGTTGTAAatataacaacaacaaccgaagaataagattttattatcaagtaataaaTGTAGTCATAAATACAACTACCACTACCTGTAACATCCCTGCCTGATGCTAACATTGCAAACCCCAAGCTGACAACCCTCATTAGCATTTATCAGTAGGATTATTGCTGCAGcttaaaattctatttttcaagtgacaagcataaatttacaaccaaagccgaattccactagagtttctgtaggactatactACTATTTCTAATAATGATCCTACATTCCGCtaccttcttttttttgtaattccaGTCTGCCAGTTCTGAAATTGTTCATTATCGAGGATAATTTGAAGAAACTGAGGCtgaaatttttgcaaacaGTGTTGCACTGACTAAGACCACCCATAATTGACCTCACAACCGTTGCGAAAATAATTTGCtcttaaaaacttttttgctCAATTAAGTAAACCACTTTCGTTttgaaaaaactgttttagTAAAAAGTACGACCCAGGATGAAAAACAATGACACTGAGGTaaacacactgtatattataTAAATTACTTATATTATTATGGATGATAGTATTTGAAGGAATTAGAAACAGGTGATAgctaaaatatgaaaaaaaatactcCGGATTCAAAtctatatatttaaaaaaaaactccgtCTATTGTAGAGTTCCATATTTTgttgtacagtcgttgaccaaaataaaataggacaaagtaaatttcgattgtgtaattcgatatttttgcgaaatccatctcttaaggctgtatgacacgatgctaaattttgtagaaaatttgttagaaaatgagagaggaccaatgaacgatcaggatctgacaaagacagactatgatcctgatcgttcattggtccgatcgagggtctctctcattttctaacaaattttctacgaaatttagcatcgtgtcaaacaagctttaggaaacaaaagtgtcaaaaataaaaaaacaattctaacaagtgtcatcattcgacaatatttcaaaaactcagaatcattcaattgaacaaagtgacagtgacgagatgacaagtgaaaaaacacaacctaactttttgtaaatcaatcgtcaagtcaaatcaagttgtaatctgagacacatacgcctcagttacactacacaaatttttgaattgtgaaactgtctaaggtaacactttgtcctattttattttggtcaacgactgtacctaCTCTCTTTTGGATCATTtaacatatttaaataaaatgctgttttaaaaaaatcatttaaaagctttgatttttctggCGAGAAATCAATATTAAATTTCCACTCAAAATCTGACTGTTTCtcttcaaaaaatgttaaatttgactATGCACTAAAGTAGAATTACTCAATTGTAATATTTGTATAAAAGGTGAGTAACCTCCAATTTGGATGACAACCACTTTACTTCCAAGAATTATACAATGTGGCAGCAGTAATTTAAGCAAAGTATCAATGAAAGGTGTTGCCCACATAAACGCCTTTCTTTAAATTTGTtcgcaaataaaaattttccttaaCATATTCACttaaatatgacaatgaaaaaTAACAACTATTCGGTGAAAGTCTCGTATGTTAAGTTAAGcaatatttcattaattatttccaGAAATTAGGTTGTGTGCACGTGACTATTATTTTGGTGCAGTGAACGGAGTATAGCGAAAAGAATCTCTTTATTACATTCAGAATtatatataatataaacatttcaaataaaaaccgCAAACCATACATATCAAATGTCAGTTTTGACAACTACAAGATAAATATTAGGGTACAGTGGATGTTATTACGAGTCTGTCAGAATCTGTCTAGATCTAACATGTAGGCAGGACTGATTAActtgaaaatgttaaaactTAAATGAAGCCTTCACATTTCTCCATctctgatttttttgaatgaaattgatttaCAGGGATAATCCtgtaaatcaataaaaaaaaaatcatgtattataatagaaaaaatgtatCTAACATCGTAGTTGGTTGTAATTTACAGTGTACGTATGGATTTTCCCCCTTTTCTGGActtgtaaatttgacatttgacagttcacagtTGTCACTTTACAGATTtaacttttagcttttgttATATTGATAACATCAGCCGTTTGACGTCAGGTGTCATTGCGTACCATTTTTCAtatactccgtactctgatagattgcacgttttttgacagaagacagacacagaaacAAGTGTGGCGCGAATTAATCTGGAAGGTTGCAACGATTTTCTACATAatgtgaaacaattgagatggagagtttagtatttttcactgcgctatgttttggaactggaatttaaaaacgtgcaatctatcagcgtACGGAGTATAGTGTTTGCTTATGGTGTTTTGAGTTACGAAGGATATTACAGAACATTCCAATCAGAAAACGACTTTTGTGGTCTGTATTAGATTTGTTCAGGCTGAAAATCtaaataaaatgcaatcaattgGAATTCTTTTAGAGTCTGATGAAGCTGTTGAGGATTAAAGTAGTGTTTAGAGCAGAATCcacaaacattttgcaataatttaagGACCAAATGTTTAAAGGATGTCGTTGACGCAATATTGATCAGATAATGTAACAcaagatttttgaaaacaagGTAAGAAAAGTAATCAAGCGTCTGCAGCGTTGAAGTGAACACTTTTGCTCTaaaaacaatacatttggTTGGtactgtttttgttttataactaTGCAATAAAACTTTCATCAATAGAACAAGCGAGATGTGgtatggaattttatttttatctactttgtgatacaaataggctcattattataccgaaaacagtttaataatgaagcatattattaaagtgtttttggtaacttttagctATTGTTATATTGATAATATCAGCCGTTTGACGTCATGCGTCAAGGTAACGAGTGAAACTACGAAGTAAAGTTAGTAaaataaccttacatttttgtgaaaaatgtctaTTACCAACCCACGCGAAAGTCCCTAGTCTAATATGAAAGCTTGAATAGTCGAAATTTCAGGGATTAAtaaagcaaagtagataaaatagtatattatactaTAATAGTTTGTTAGGATTTTTTTACTTCGAAATTAACTTTATCATCTTAAACCCCTCGTATTTAGGCAACCTAGCAATCACGTCGATTTACATTAAGTGTAGCATACTTACGCTATGCATTGTGTGCGGCGTATAGGTATTACAGACCAGAAACCtatgaaacatttataataatcccgtattatcattaaaataaagGTAAATACATATAAAGCAGTTCAGTTGTTAGTCTAAAACTCTAAAACAAACTTCGCATAaatcattaatattttttgcatatcgtaatgaaagtggcacttttttacacgcaaaatcatagtgaaagtagcacttttttacacgaaaaatcgtagtgaaggtacatagtacttttttgcatcattttactccatctccttggagatgattgtcaaagcatatctatttttttttattaattttttataaatccttttagaaaaatttctcaacttacatctatatgcaaaaaaaatggtgtgtacaacacgttatgaaagtctctttttttcacttaagaatttgcttaattaactcgggctacgccctcgttaatcaatctgcaatTGACTATGTATTTGTCCTATACTACccagtggcataataattctgaacgattgtgatcaggtttgcaattattttggCATTTTGGCATTTTGACattcctaaaaaaaaatactgatttacataaatattttttactataAATTTCGTTGTCCCGTTTAAACTATGAAATATTTGGTGTGTGTGGACAAGATACCCTGGTCATAATTTTTCTgccacttcaaaaaaaaaatggaaaccaaacattaacgtcaagtcaacgttgatgacaatttcaaattattgacttttctcttgtcaaaaatatggcacctttcaccgttcaaaaattttattcatagGCCAAATTGCCTTGaggaaaccttttcaatttttcctccttGGAATTTCTCATTTATATATTTctctccaccacccggcgccgacggcacggcaattttgccggagtacattcactattacggatattactatcaagtaatagtgcatttattattaatttattaattaattctcaTTAATGgtccatttttcggtatttaacatttgctttacaactttatgtcactcaactgactttgacgaccaaagtaatttgtccctAATAGTACGTTAATTTTGGTTTGATACCAGagttttagatttatttttatataagtATGGATctattaaaatatataaaatatatCATTGTAATGCCGGCGCTACACGATGCTACGAACGCCTTCCAACGCTGGAGGGTTGATAGTGCGTCGCATCGTGTGGCCGATCTTCCATTCACCAACGACAGATGTCGAGCGTCCAACGTTGGCGTTGGATCACGTTCCGGCTGTTGTCGGTATTTTTGACCGCGTCAAAGGACTTTCTCCAAACGTTTGACGAAAACATTCGTTGGTTTGATGCACGGCTACACGATTTGTTCTAACATCAAAGCAGTTTTCAATTTCTGGGTGGCTGTTCTGGGGGTACTAGGCTACTAGGTGTAGCGCAAAGTGTTTCATTTGTATTTCACAGGTGTGTATTGTATTGTAatggtccgaataggttcgataaataatttttgtttttaaataatttcaacgaaacgtCCAAAGAACCGTTCACTGGGGCCAAAATCGGTTAATTTTATGTCTGGATGCCTTTGTCGGCATCGTAACTCTTAAAAGCGAAATTTGCAGCTACGGTTGTACTCTAGACAAACCGGACAAACTTTTGTACCACACTTTTTGGATCAAACATTCGCTACACCGTGTAGCTGGTACATTTGTCGCACCCAACTGTCGAACGTATTTGTCTCAAATGTTCGGTCCAACGTTGGAGCCAACGTTCGTAGCATCGTGTAGCGCCGGCATAATACGGAACTCATTCAGTCTCTGGTCCGTCGCTGACGTCACAGCCCCCCCTACGCTCGACGAAAATATTCCGGCATCCAGCTATCCTATGTTTTTATACAATCCTTGCTGATGGGTAGAGATTTGATTCCGCATTTAGCTATATCTGGCATATAGGGGGCTGGTTTTTAAACGACGTATCAAGATCcagtggtgtggaaaagaaaacccacgaaaaaaaaatccccacGTATGGGATCGAACATATAGggttattaatattataaatgtttctaacatcgtggtggctgtgcgctatgctttaggtgcgtCGTTATtagatgttagaaacatttataataactccATCATATTACCGTCAAACGTCTTTTATTTAGCGTACAAGTAATGATGGGATGTagtaataattatattgcaaGTAGTAAATTTCAAGCTGATAACAGATACCTACCAGTGACGGCTCGTGTTTCGCGAATATGGGTCGGCCGAACATGGGTAGATCGGTAAAGCTCTAATTAGTCAATTTAACTTTTTGATAGGCATCCGCGTGGCAAATGTAggttcataattaaaaaaatgttacatagTAAAACTAACAAGTGCAAGTTGCATattaatcaaaaaattaaatcttacGACAAGAACCACGAGGAGGTCTAGAGCATTCTTGCCAGGAAAGGAAATAGGAAAATAGGATGTAGGAAAAGGTCAGGTTCGGGGGtagatcacaaaaaaaaaattctaaaaattgaaaaacaaaataaattctaaaaattggaataacaaattataaaactctgaaaacaaaaataaacttctcaaaattaaaataaaaccctTAAATCTaactaaaaaaacaaacaataaataaactgaacacataaaacaaactacaaaaactaaataattttctgaatAAAAACCTATTCATATTTGTATATTAAATCAATTTTACGCGATTTTGTCGTTGCAAAATCATCAAgaatttttgtataaaaattttcgtctttaattaattctttaaCCAACCCTCGTTCAATTGCTAAAACcgacaaattatttaaacggGATCATATGTTTGTCCGActaattttgtttcaatattaaaatgaccaaaatttTGTTGCAGCAGACTGAAAATGTCATTTGCAGTTCGACCATCGCTTACGTTAAAAAATCCGAGAAACCTTTCCAAAACTTTACCGTTGCtaacaaaacgaaaaataacAGACATCTGTGAAAAACATGTGATATCTGTAGTCTCGTCTATTTGCCACAAAAAACATACGGCGCTGTTAATTTCATCATAAATGGTTTtcattacaatttttgttacCGAGTCGATTAAGTcgttttgaattgtttttgatagcCCAGTAAAAACAGGAGATAAAGAAGGatctataaatttattaaaattttcatctaAAGTAGCAGCAAATTTGGCTAACTCTCTAAAAATTACCTTGATTATCTGAATGTACCGATTCATCATTACCCCGGAATGCCAATTCTTGTgtagacaaaaaaattgtcatatttATTAAACGTTTAACCATTTCTCGATTTTCCCGGACCTtttcattgtatttttttatatattctTTATGACCGCTGTCGATTgcatttacaatattttgtttaccgaacaatttaaattttattgccgaATGTGTATGTTCTTTAGACATTTCGTGTTTAACTAAAGCGCGatgaatttcttttaaattgtcGTACCCTACCGAATTGTAAGGATTTTTATTTACCGAAAAGAGTACACAATACCagcaaaacaatttattacgaACCTGGCTGCCCGTTAACCATATATGTTTCTGGTACAGAGTTTTAGAAAACGCGCGATTATGACCACTTTTCGATTGTATTAAATCAACCATTGAGGGTTGTGGAACTGGCAATTTcttcacaaatattttgtcatcatAAGACAAtgtatgaaatttatttaccaATAAATAGTTAATCAAATCGGCATTGGTACTCACTACATCTTTTACATTTGCCATTGTCGGTGTGTTTACCTACTTACCACTTACACtcacaatttaaataatacatactataataattaataacagattaaacacacaaaacagaaacaaaagacGATACGTTAAACGGTTAGGAGCAGAcgtgaatttgaaattaaggAATTAAACTACGCAAACGCAAACTCTAAGGTTCTcgatgataaaataaataaggtagcgacaactcattgttttacgggatgtttgtatcgtgtcatgggatgtttgtatcgtgtcgaTTAACTTGCATATTGCatagactccaaattaagtgagatggaaatattggcgcaaccgttgtcgttACCTTAGCCGTAGCCAACGTTAAATGAACTAGCCGTGCTCAAGTAAATTTGGCAACAATGCCCGCAGACCTAGGACCGAGTCAGTTTGTGCAGATTTGCATGTGTTTACACAGTGATCCTAACGTTTTAACTTCAGAAAACTGtgtttatttccaaaattttaagcTACCAAGTTGTTTAAAAGTTGAAGGGAATTTAGTATAGAGTTTGCGAAATAAATTGTGGCATTTTCTTCTGGAATTAAAGCCGTCAACTTGATGGAAGTTAAATCGTGAcaaacctaacctaacttttgtgtGTTAAACGAAATATCGTTGGTTCTAACTTCTAAcaggtatttaaaatttaaatattattcaaaCATGCCTAGTAGGTGTTGTGTAACAGGCTGTAAAAGTAATTACGACTCGTCTTTAAGAAATGCACAAAACAATCGCGGTGTAAGCGTTTACAaatttcccaaaaatgtaGAGCGCAAACAGGCATGGTTAAAAGCAATCCCTCGAAAAAACTTCATCTTCAAGTGTGGTCTGTCAATTACATTTTAGTTCTGATGATATAATTCTATATGATAAACATTTGCAACCTGATGGAACCTGTAAACAATTGCTTTTAAAAAGCCCCAGACTAAAAGATGCGGCTGTTTTTAGCGTGTTTCCAAATTTAGCGTCTTATCTATCAAAGCCAGCAATTAAAGAGAGAACAGATCCAGAGTTTAGGCGTGAAACAATTTCTAAAAGGCAAAACGATGAAGTAGAGAATTTTATGAAAGCAGatataataaacaattttaatgatttaataacaacattTGCAATCAAACTTAATTTGAGTGGCTGGGgacataaaattgttgaatttggtatatatttttttacattgaattttaatgattctttaaatattgagacaaaaatttatattaatgaATGTCTTTAAGTAAAAGTTTTTATAAAAGGAGAAGAATTAACTCCTCAAGTTATTTAGTTACTTTTTACGAAGAATTTCTCTTATTGTGGATTAGGCCTACTGGGTAAACCACAGTAAAAAAACGCATCTTGCACTCTACCTCTACGGTGATGACTGATGAAGAAAAGTGTGTAGCACAGCACCTTTGTTGTAAATATCTATTCTGTctgtaaaaaaagtttgctCCCCCTTTTACTTTT from Tenebrio molitor chromosome 8, icTenMoli1.1, whole genome shotgun sequence harbors:
- the LOC138136383 gene encoding angiotensin-converting enzyme-like, with protein sequence MNFILMFCAISVGMLIHPSKCAMTEKELQDFLANDYEKKASDMCTRMVQAKWNHRTDLNNEEKRKIYHEATLAQGAFKKDMWQKYFKDLNPDDYQDEKVKRQVKISKILDDAALAEDKLAKLTTTMDSMSDIYNTAKVCPYTNISCDLSKDGLSSKPGIAHVLANSLNYDELLYVWKGWRDASGAKIRNLYKTYVDLSNEAAVANGFKDKGEMWRESYESATFVQDVEDLWSQVEPLYVQLHKYVSNKLKEVHGDKLDISDGLLPAHILGDMFAQRWGPLARLVKPFPNASTIDINQALADQKYTVLEMFKTADHFFKSMGLLSNDICYNTSAGAVIEKPSDGREVFSQPEAVDFCDGQNYRILMCTEVDDYYFPAVHHEMGHIQYYLQYAKQPYILREAPNPGFHEAIGDTIALSVSSTKHLQKIHILNDYEDNYESTINTLMDMALQKIAMVPCCLIIDKWRWDVFSGAVTRDNWNSHWWEYRKKYQKLKPPVARSEADFDPGSQFHVSVGAPYMEYFVAHIVQFQFYRGLCIAAGEYNPDNKKVPLHQCDFYESKAAGEKLRNGLSLGASKHWKDVLEIMTGERKLDATALLEYFEPLHKYLKEKNLTNMLFGNFNLLLFSVILAIVL